Proteins from a single region of Chrysemys picta bellii isolate R12L10 chromosome 9, ASM1138683v2, whole genome shotgun sequence:
- the LOC135973422 gene encoding SRRM2 protein homolog rsr-2-like, translating into MDSGSGIVSSVTPEDSADGGEEEEEEEEDELAESTQHSVLPNSQDLFLSLTEVPSQPSQASIQDHDPMEGTSAAANSSSLPPPSRRLSQIRRRKKKTRDEMFAEIMESSRSDRAHLNEWKETVSKYRKEASEREDRRDQREDMRDQREDRRDQREERRDQREERRSR; encoded by the exons atggattccgggtcggggatagtctcatcagttacacctgaggattctgccgatgggggagaggaggaggaggaggaggaggaggatgagcttgcagagagcacacagcactccgttctccccaacagccaggatctttttctcagcctgactgaagtaccctcccaaccctcccaagccagtatccaagaccatgaccccatggaagggacctcag cagctgcaaattcctcaagcctccctcctccatcccgaaggctatcacagataaggcgtcgtaaaaagaagacgcgagacgagatgtttgcagaaattatggaatccagccgcagtgacagagctcatctgaatgagtggaaggaaacggtttcaaagtataggaaagaagccagtgaacgtgaggacaggagggaccaacgtgaggacatgagggaccaacgtgaggacaggagggatcaacgtgaggagaggagggaccaacgtgaggagagacgctcgagatga